Proteins from a single region of Sediminitomix flava:
- a CDS encoding GNAT family N-acetyltransferase, which yields MYFELKSYNELSKEELYEIIQLRVLVFVIEQDCPYQDLDNKDQDSYHLMQRDENNRLMGYLRIVKPGISYEEPSLGRIVTHPDFRRQGWGVPLVEKGISFITNQLKKDSIRISAQMYLRKFYEGIGFKQVSEEYLEDNIPHMEMLFENKVQA from the coding sequence ATGTACTTTGAATTAAAATCTTATAACGAACTTAGTAAAGAAGAACTATACGAAATAATCCAACTTAGAGTACTTGTTTTTGTCATAGAGCAAGACTGCCCATATCAAGATTTGGATAATAAAGATCAAGATTCTTATCACTTGATGCAAAGAGATGAGAATAATAGATTGATGGGATATTTGAGAATCGTGAAGCCTGGTATTTCTTATGAAGAACCTTCACTTGGGAGAATTGTAACTCACCCAGATTTTAGAAGACAGGGTTGGGGTGTTCCTTTGGTAGAAAAAGGCATTAGCTTTATCACAAATCAATTGAAAAAAGATTCGATACGTATTAGTGCACAAATGTATCTAAGAAAGTTTTATGAAGGAATTGGCTTCAAGCAAGTTTCTGAAGAATACTTAGAAGATAACATTCCTCATATGGAAATGCTTTTTGAGAATAAAGTGCAAGCATAA
- a CDS encoding membrane or secreted protein: METILLAIGFIALFFIGMSVKIIFKKDGKFEGTCASNSPLLNPEGKACTFCGKDPSLCENRNK; the protein is encoded by the coding sequence ATGGAAACAATATTACTTGCAATAGGCTTTATAGCTTTGTTTTTTATAGGAATGTCTGTAAAGATTATCTTTAAGAAAGATGGTAAATTTGAAGGAACTTGTGCTTCAAATAGTCCTTTGTTGAATCCTGAAGGCAAAGCATGTACTTTCTGTGGGAAAGATCCAAGTCTATGCGAAAACCGAAATAAGTAG
- a CDS encoding Rossmann-like and DUF2520 domain-containing protein, translating into MIEKVAFIGAGKVAWHLAQALQKHCEITEIYSRNLDTAQELAERVSANATNSLDFSKSEAQLLIISIPDDAIEGVSKELKITNNVLVVHTSGAKPREIFDPFFEKNGVFYPLQTFSKEKEVDFLNIPFCLDAKQTQDLENLKNLADLLSKKVYKMTSEQRGNLHVAAVFANNFVNHFLTIAENQLAKANLPLEILENLVRETIDKAFDIGPSNAQTGPAIRGDKQTIQQHLKRIEEESRKELYQKLSKDIQDFYSTDRS; encoded by the coding sequence ATGATTGAGAAAGTTGCTTTTATTGGTGCTGGAAAAGTAGCATGGCATTTAGCACAAGCGTTGCAAAAGCATTGTGAAATTACAGAAATCTATAGTCGAAACTTAGATACTGCTCAAGAGTTAGCGGAAAGGGTAAGTGCAAATGCTACTAATAGCCTCGATTTCAGTAAATCTGAAGCACAACTTCTTATCATTTCCATTCCAGATGATGCCATTGAGGGTGTTTCTAAAGAGTTAAAGATTACAAACAATGTATTAGTTGTTCATACATCAGGGGCTAAACCAAGAGAAATATTTGATCCGTTTTTTGAAAAAAATGGAGTGTTTTATCCACTTCAAACATTTTCAAAAGAGAAAGAAGTTGATTTCTTAAATATACCTTTTTGTTTGGATGCTAAGCAGACTCAAGATTTAGAGAATCTAAAAAATCTTGCAGATTTACTTTCCAAGAAGGTCTATAAAATGACGAGTGAACAGCGCGGAAACCTTCATGTTGCGGCTGTTTTTGCAAATAATTTTGTCAATCATTTTCTGACTATTGCAGAAAATCAGTTGGCAAAAGCAAATCTACCTCTAGAAATTCTTGAAAATTTAGTTCGAGAAACAATAGATAAAGCTTTTGATATAGGGCCATCAAATGCACAAACAGGTCCTGCGATAAGAGGAGATAAACAGACAATTCAACAACATTTGAAGAGAATAGAGGAGGAGAGTCGAAAAGAATTATATCAAAAGCTAAGTAAAGATATTCAAGATTTTTATTCTACGGATCGGTCGTAG
- a CDS encoding MBL fold metallo-hydrolase RNA specificity domain-containing protein yields MKLTFWGAAKQVTGSAFLLELEDDYRVLIDCGLDMGNMKEDMPLYAGSSFPFDPSMVNLVLLTHAHLDHSGKIPLLYNEGFEGQVLCTSPTLALAEILLLDSANINMKKKKAYQKEKSRGGNLKRFTFNPDDLYSPKDVKNAIDRFVPIQFKRRFNVKEGLDITFIPTGHLLGAANIYLHITENGEEKTILFSGDIGRKNYPLLQDPEEAPQADYLVCETTYGNRYHSSISDSSVELIRVIKETCVDKTGRLIIPAFSIGRTQAVLYTLHQLYANNELPPIKIFADSPLALKSNNIYENYSHFLNVEAQEFKKEFGSLFDFDHMHYVHDTKDSKAISNYNEPCIIISSSGMIEGGRIQHHIRANIENPYSTIMMVGFSAEGTLGAKLLNKEESLKFDGREVPVLAKIEHTDSFSGHGDLNDLLYFVEQQDQQKLKQVFLVHGEEESMNDFKGSLEEKGYGNIMIPTKGDTVTL; encoded by the coding sequence ATGAAGCTAACATTTTGGGGTGCAGCAAAGCAAGTCACCGGAAGTGCATTTTTATTGGAGTTAGAAGATGATTACCGTGTTTTAATCGATTGCGGACTTGATATGGGGAATATGAAAGAAGATATGCCCCTGTATGCTGGCTCAAGCTTCCCATTTGACCCTAGTATGGTCAATTTGGTTCTACTCACGCATGCCCATCTAGATCATTCGGGTAAAATTCCACTTCTTTATAATGAAGGTTTTGAAGGACAGGTTCTTTGTACTTCTCCTACTTTAGCTTTGGCTGAAATCTTGTTATTAGATTCGGCAAATATCAATATGAAGAAGAAAAAGGCTTATCAGAAAGAAAAGTCTCGCGGAGGAAATTTGAAGCGTTTCACTTTCAACCCTGATGACCTTTATTCTCCCAAAGATGTAAAAAATGCGATTGATCGCTTCGTCCCAATTCAATTTAAAAGGAGGTTTAATGTAAAGGAAGGTTTAGATATTACATTTATTCCAACAGGACATTTGTTGGGTGCCGCTAACATTTACCTTCATATTACTGAAAATGGAGAAGAGAAAACAATTCTATTCTCAGGAGATATAGGACGAAAGAATTATCCATTGTTACAAGATCCAGAAGAAGCACCACAAGCAGACTATTTGGTTTGTGAAACTACTTACGGAAATCGTTATCATTCTTCGATTTCGGATTCTTCTGTTGAACTAATAAGAGTGATTAAAGAAACTTGTGTTGATAAAACAGGTAGACTAATTATACCAGCTTTTAGTATCGGGCGTACTCAAGCAGTATTGTATACTTTGCATCAGTTATATGCAAATAATGAATTGCCTCCAATCAAGATTTTTGCAGATAGTCCATTAGCATTAAAGAGTAATAATATTTATGAAAATTATTCTCATTTCTTAAATGTTGAGGCACAAGAGTTCAAGAAAGAATTTGGAAGCTTATTCGATTTCGATCATATGCATTATGTGCATGACACAAAGGATAGTAAAGCCATTTCTAATTATAATGAGCCTTGTATTATCATTTCATCTTCAGGAATGATTGAAGGAGGAAGAATTCAACACCATATTAGAGCAAATATTGAGAATCCTTATTCAACTATCATGATGGTCGGTTTCTCTGCTGAAGGAACTTTGGGTGCTAAATTGTTAAATAAGGAAGAAAGTCTAAAATTTGACGGACGTGAAGTTCCAGTTTTAGCAAAGATTGAACACACAGATTCTTTCAGTGGTCATGGTGACTTGAACGATTTACTCTATTTTGTGGAGCAACAAGATCAGCAAAAGCTGAAGCAAGTTTTCTTAGTTCATGGAGAGGAAGAGTCGATGAACGATTTTAAAGGAAGCTTAGAAGAGAAAGGTTATGGAAATATCATGATTCCGACTAAAGGTGATACTGTAACATTGTAA
- a CDS encoding ankyrin repeat domain-containing protein gives MRFTPKYTALLLSLMLINLPFFNISAQGTKNKKYWKAIEQNDSKSLIKILDKGQNPNERNQEGNTALHVAINLEHWDLLLPLLNAGADPNATNQIHETSLIRLIKKKNSYYVSTLLKFGAEVNQADFSGNTPLHWACRYTNEKVVYEILNKGAEIDYQNNFRETPLHLAASYGRMKVVELLLTNGADPSITDSMDHKASDIADEKGYPQIVSILSTRKEVK, from the coding sequence ATGAGATTTACTCCTAAATATACTGCCCTGCTTCTTAGTTTGATGTTGATAAACTTACCTTTTTTTAACATATCGGCTCAAGGCACCAAGAATAAAAAATACTGGAAAGCTATCGAGCAAAACGATAGTAAATCTCTAATCAAAATATTAGACAAGGGACAAAACCCCAATGAAAGAAATCAAGAAGGGAATACAGCCTTACACGTAGCCATTAATTTGGAGCATTGGGATTTACTTTTACCGCTTCTTAATGCGGGTGCAGACCCAAATGCTACAAACCAAATTCATGAAACTAGTTTGATTAGACTGATCAAAAAGAAAAATAGTTATTATGTGTCTACCCTATTGAAATTTGGGGCAGAAGTAAATCAAGCTGATTTTTCAGGAAATACACCTCTGCACTGGGCATGCAGATATACAAATGAAAAAGTGGTCTACGAGATTTTGAACAAAGGTGCTGAAATAGATTATCAGAATAATTTTAGGGAAACGCCTCTACATTTGGCGGCTTCTTACGGCAGAATGAAAGTGGTAGAATTACTCCTGACCAACGGAGCTGACCCTTCAATTACGGATAGTATGGATCATAAAGCCTCAGATATTGCTGATGAAAAAGGATATCCTCAGATTGTATCT